One Gordonia mangrovi genomic region harbors:
- a CDS encoding type 1 glutamine amidotransferase — protein MGLRALTLVHNVLPDYRRAIVGSLLPAMERRGFDVDIVAADEDEPFPTPSDVDLLVVTGSADSVHDESLPWIDREREYLREAIAAGVPIYGICFGGQILASALGGTVAVSSRPEHGFVPVATTRPDLVADGPWMQYHYDTITVPDDVEVIAHNAAGVQAFVSGPHLGVQFHPEISPECFVAWKDGFSGPKSDMSDHDVDLVALAASIAERTDAAAADCDRLFERFLAHAGLDVGVAGA, from the coding sequence ATGGGGTTGCGAGCATTGACGCTGGTCCACAACGTCCTGCCGGACTACCGCCGCGCGATCGTCGGGTCGCTGCTGCCGGCGATGGAACGGCGCGGCTTCGACGTGGACATCGTGGCGGCCGACGAGGACGAGCCGTTTCCCACGCCGAGCGACGTGGATCTGCTGGTGGTGACCGGCTCGGCCGATTCGGTGCACGACGAGTCGTTGCCGTGGATCGACCGGGAGCGCGAGTACCTGCGCGAGGCCATCGCCGCCGGGGTGCCCATCTACGGCATCTGCTTCGGGGGTCAGATCCTGGCCAGCGCGCTGGGCGGAACGGTCGCGGTGAGCAGTCGGCCGGAGCACGGTTTCGTTCCGGTCGCGACGACGCGGCCGGACCTGGTGGCCGACGGCCCGTGGATGCAGTACCACTACGACACCATCACCGTGCCCGACGACGTCGAGGTGATCGCCCACAACGCGGCGGGGGTGCAGGCCTTCGTGAGCGGCCCGCATCTCGGGGTGCAGTTCCATCCCGAGATCAGCCCGGAGTGCTTTGTCGCCTGGAAGGACGGATTCTCCGGCCCGAAATCCGACATGTCCGACCATGACGTCGATCTCGTGGCGCTGGCGGCGTCGATCGCGGAACGCACCGACGCCGCGGCCGCCGATTGTGATCGGCTGTTCGAGCGGTTCCTGGCGCATGCCGGGTTGGATGTGGGTGTGGCGGGCGCCTGA
- a CDS encoding glycosyltransferase family 4 protein — MAYTTTAPHARKHTALRVLVLDQGPGLWGAQQYLLRLRPLLATDGVDLTLACPPELEQYEHWHSHDLPAIPLALPVSRSIRDESRISAPRLATELGRSLAVPRLIARAAIRGGYDLVLANSHWTHVDAAVAARIWRVPTVLTLHETSVPGLGRRLRDLAVAGAGHTIAVSESVADTVGAGVRGRVSVIPNGVDTSVFTPPDDEARREVRRELGITESQRVALAATRIDPSKHIEDLVDLASACDESVTVLVAGTTSGHGDYERRVRERAAALPPGRIRFLGARDDIPRLLGAADLYLHTGLIEGMPLGVIEAQSAGVPVAAYEAAGVRESVRDGETGYVVAPRDVDGLVRAARRVFGSAPLRRDLGAAARAHVLHRHRLGAQATANAQVLRAVCSPATRARVGAP; from the coding sequence GTGGCGTACACGACCACGGCGCCGCACGCTCGCAAGCACACCGCCCTGCGGGTCCTGGTCCTCGACCAGGGCCCGGGGCTGTGGGGCGCGCAGCAGTACCTGCTGCGCCTGCGCCCGCTGCTGGCAACCGACGGCGTCGACCTGACCCTGGCCTGCCCGCCGGAGCTCGAGCAATACGAGCACTGGCACTCGCACGACCTCCCGGCGATCCCGCTGGCGCTGCCCGTGTCGCGGTCGATCCGCGATGAATCACGCATCAGTGCACCGCGATTGGCCACAGAGCTGGGCCGTTCACTGGCGGTACCGCGCCTGATCGCCCGCGCGGCGATCCGGGGCGGCTACGACCTGGTGCTGGCCAACTCCCACTGGACCCACGTCGATGCCGCTGTGGCAGCACGTATCTGGCGGGTGCCGACGGTGCTCACCCTGCACGAGACGTCGGTCCCGGGATTGGGGCGGCGGCTGCGGGATCTGGCGGTGGCCGGCGCCGGACACACCATCGCGGTCAGCGAGTCGGTCGCCGACACCGTCGGCGCGGGCGTACGGGGGCGTGTCTCGGTGATCCCGAACGGGGTGGACACCTCGGTGTTCACCCCGCCCGACGACGAGGCCCGACGTGAGGTGCGCCGCGAACTGGGCATCACCGAGAGTCAGCGAGTGGCGCTGGCCGCCACCCGGATCGACCCGAGCAAGCACATCGAGGACCTCGTCGACCTCGCCTCCGCCTGCGACGAATCGGTCACCGTGCTGGTCGCCGGTACCACCTCGGGCCACGGCGACTACGAACGCCGGGTCCGGGAACGGGCCGCAGCGTTGCCGCCCGGCCGGATCCGGTTCCTCGGGGCCCGCGACGACATCCCGCGGCTGCTGGGTGCTGCCGACCTGTATCTGCACACCGGCCTCATCGAGGGTATGCCGCTCGGGGTGATCGAAGCCCAGTCCGCGGGCGTCCCGGTCGCGGCCTACGAGGCGGCCGGCGTGCGAGAGTCGGTGCGCGACGGCGAGACCGGCTATGTGGTCGCGCCACGCGACGTCGACGGACTCGTCCGGGCCGCCCGTCGCGTATTCGGGTCGGCACCCCTGCGCCGCGACTTGGGCGCGGCGGCACGCGCCCATGTGCTGCACCGTCATCGGCTCGGTGCCCAGGCCACCGCGAACGCCCAGGTGCTGCGCGCGGTGTGCTCGCCGGCCACCCGCGCCCGCGTCGGTGCGCCATGA
- a CDS encoding aromatic ring-hydroxylating oxygenase subunit alpha, with product MSHTTTDATIHRLDELVTERRVHRSLYTDPAVFATEMTKVYGGTWTYLAHESEIPEPNDFVRRKLGLRPVIVTRGRDGTLHGLINRCTHRGATVCRVDSGNARSFMCPYHNWTFDNTGRLTGVPMRKGYGSDFNAAELGLGRLRVESYRGFIFGTLNHEIADLGEHLGDVTDYIDQWLDRWSGAELVVRHGQTRLNCKGNWKLVYDNSADGYHPGFSHASLLRMRKERYGVGVDMQWALGDVDSGLQTVTDLDNGNTFLDQRAEIDSYWESAAPMPGQDAYEQLIRARLDDAQAKAALDVVVGSGMNLNIFPNLLIIGNQIQVIEPIAVDETDLVWYSTSLHAPDLPTEVNALRVRLQEDFPAFGEPDDLANFEECQAGLGVEEMEWVVTHRHLHTGRESLDARGHLTGPVTDELPIRAFWREWRTRMISETKLVAR from the coding sequence TTGAGCCACACAACAACCGATGCCACCATCCATCGACTCGACGAACTCGTGACCGAGCGACGGGTGCACCGCAGTCTTTACACCGATCCGGCCGTCTTCGCCACCGAGATGACCAAGGTGTACGGCGGGACGTGGACCTACCTCGCGCACGAGAGCGAGATCCCCGAACCGAACGATTTCGTTCGGCGGAAGCTGGGCCTGCGACCGGTCATCGTCACCCGTGGCCGTGACGGCACCCTCCACGGCCTGATCAACCGGTGCACCCATCGCGGCGCGACGGTCTGCCGGGTGGACAGCGGAAACGCCCGCAGCTTCATGTGTCCGTATCACAACTGGACATTCGACAACACCGGCAGACTCACCGGTGTCCCGATGCGCAAGGGTTACGGTTCCGATTTCAATGCTGCGGAACTCGGTTTGGGGCGGCTGCGGGTGGAGTCCTACCGCGGCTTCATCTTCGGCACCTTGAACCACGAGATCGCCGATTTGGGTGAGCATCTCGGTGATGTGACCGACTACATCGATCAGTGGCTGGACCGCTGGTCCGGCGCCGAGTTGGTGGTGCGACATGGGCAGACACGGCTCAACTGCAAGGGGAATTGGAAACTCGTCTACGACAATTCGGCCGACGGCTATCACCCCGGCTTCTCGCATGCTTCGTTGCTGCGGATGCGCAAGGAGCGCTACGGCGTCGGTGTCGACATGCAGTGGGCGCTCGGCGATGTCGATTCGGGACTGCAGACCGTCACCGACCTCGACAACGGCAACACCTTCCTCGATCAACGCGCCGAGATCGACAGCTATTGGGAGTCGGCCGCTCCGATGCCCGGTCAGGACGCCTACGAACAGCTCATCCGAGCGCGGCTCGACGACGCGCAGGCCAAGGCGGCGCTCGACGTGGTCGTCGGCTCCGGGATGAACCTCAACATCTTCCCGAACCTGCTGATCATCGGCAACCAGATCCAGGTCATCGAACCGATCGCGGTCGACGAGACCGACCTGGTCTGGTATTCGACGAGTCTGCACGCACCCGATCTACCGACGGAGGTCAACGCGCTGCGTGTGCGACTGCAGGAGGACTTCCCGGCATTCGGCGAACCCGACGATCTTGCCAACTTCGAAGAGTGTCAGGCCGGCCTCGGGGTCGAGGAAATGGAGTGGGTGGTGACGCACCGACATCTGCACACCGGACGCGAAAGCCTCGATGCGCGCGGACATCTGACCGGACCGGTCACCGATGAGCTACCCATCCGCGCGTTCTGGCGGGAGTGGCGCACACGCATGATCTCCGAGACGAAGTTGGTGGCACGATGA
- a CDS encoding glycosyltransferase family 2 protein, which produces MESGAMGSDDITVVICAYTHRRWNDLCSSITSVVTQAPPPFELLVVTDHNDELGDDVVDFVARTTPTVPVRVLRNTGPQGLSGARNTGVAAARTAVVAFLDDDATADDGWVQTMVAGYTDGRVRGVGGHARARWPGGRRPGWFPAEFDWVVGCSYPGQPTVCEPVRNFIGANMSLRRDDIIAAGGFHTGLGRVGRIPLGCEETELCIRITRSSAGARLVFDPAMAVAHRVTEDRTSPRYYLRRCYAEGVSKAAVSGLVGAADGLASERTYTAVVLPRGIASRIGGLVGLVPATAAARSRAEMATQSAMIVAGALVTAAGYARARLSGATVPERADSQIPIAVAQPALRKSGT; this is translated from the coding sequence ATGGAATCGGGGGCCATGGGAAGCGACGACATCACCGTCGTCATCTGCGCGTACACACATCGTCGCTGGAACGATCTGTGTTCGTCCATCACATCCGTTGTCACACAAGCTCCGCCGCCGTTCGAGCTTCTCGTGGTGACCGACCACAACGATGAACTCGGCGACGACGTGGTGGACTTCGTGGCCCGGACCACGCCGACGGTGCCGGTGCGGGTGCTGCGCAACACCGGACCGCAGGGACTCTCGGGGGCGCGCAACACCGGGGTGGCGGCCGCACGCACCGCGGTCGTCGCGTTCCTCGACGACGATGCGACCGCCGACGACGGCTGGGTGCAGACGATGGTGGCCGGCTACACCGATGGGCGGGTGCGGGGCGTGGGTGGCCACGCGCGCGCACGGTGGCCCGGCGGGCGGCGTCCGGGGTGGTTCCCGGCGGAGTTCGACTGGGTGGTCGGCTGCAGCTATCCCGGGCAGCCGACGGTGTGTGAACCCGTACGGAACTTCATCGGCGCCAACATGTCACTGCGTCGCGACGACATCATCGCCGCCGGCGGTTTCCACACCGGTCTCGGCCGGGTGGGGCGGATTCCGCTGGGCTGTGAGGAGACCGAACTGTGTATCCGGATCACCCGATCGAGTGCCGGAGCGCGACTCGTCTTCGATCCGGCGATGGCCGTCGCGCACCGCGTGACCGAGGACCGCACCTCGCCGCGCTACTACCTCCGCAGATGCTACGCCGAAGGCGTCTCGAAAGCTGCGGTGTCCGGATTGGTCGGTGCCGCAGACGGACTCGCCAGCGAGCGGACATACACCGCGGTGGTGCTGCCCCGCGGCATCGCCTCCCGGATCGGCGGCCTGGTGGGGCTGGTTCCGGCCACCGCTGCGGCGCGGTCCCGGGCGGAGATGGCGACCCAGTCCGCGATGATCGTGGCGGGCGCACTGGTGACCGCCGCAGGCTATGCCCGCGCGCGGCTGTCGGGAGCGACGGTGCCCGAGCGCGCCGACAGTCAGATCCCGATCGCGGTTGCGCAGCCGGCACTGCGGAAGAGCGGCACGTGA
- a CDS encoding aromatic-ring-hydroxylating dioxygenase subunit beta, which translates to MTDTDAYTGASVHRNADDPVVQFALDTILADSLHSTYIDDAYYAKLRNDLVEWGAVGTPLTTEERDAYEALVLHESWLLDRRAFEQWYQLYSRECLYWIPAARDMPDPDVGDPSTRVTIAFDDRRRMGDRIVWLRTGVAYSQLPPSYTTHVNTGFVRVPTDNPDEVKIRSQFVVHEMRDGHALQVIPGWMGHVFVREDGRLKIDRKIVCLVDGHRSHHNLTFLI; encoded by the coding sequence ATGACCGATACCGACGCCTACACCGGCGCCTCCGTGCACCGCAACGCCGATGACCCGGTGGTGCAGTTCGCGCTCGACACCATCCTCGCCGACAGCCTGCACTCGACCTACATCGACGACGCCTACTATGCAAAACTGCGGAACGACCTCGTCGAGTGGGGTGCGGTCGGCACCCCTTTGACCACTGAGGAGCGCGACGCCTACGAGGCACTCGTCCTGCACGAGAGCTGGCTGCTGGATCGTCGCGCATTCGAGCAGTGGTACCAACTGTATTCACGCGAGTGCCTCTATTGGATCCCGGCCGCGCGGGATATGCCCGATCCGGACGTCGGCGATCCGAGCACGCGTGTGACGATCGCGTTCGACGATCGGCGGCGCATGGGGGATCGGATCGTGTGGCTGCGGACGGGGGTTGCGTACTCGCAGTTGCCGCCGTCGTACACGACGCATGTGAACACCGGCTTCGTCCGGGTACCGACCGATAATCCGGATGAGGTGAAGATCCGCTCGCAGTTCGTGGTGCACGAGATGCGCGACGGGCACGCCCTGCAGGTGATCCCCGGGTGGATGGGGCATGTGTTCGTTCGTGAGGACGGTCGACTCAAGATCGACCGCAAGATCGTCTGCCTCGTCGACGGCCACCGCAGCCACCACAATCTGACCTTCCTGATCTAG
- a CDS encoding FtsX-like permease family protein yields MRSVVSGLSRIRVLNLREIRTHRLRVVTSLLVVVVASALLISVLGLYGSLTESVRQVNAAISGSAQVEVAAIADSGVDDDLAAEIRRAVPEAKSVVPLVRNSVVIDDRNVALLGSDFRVTALSGDLREAAAQQQSGGVDEGDLADGIVAGSGTGLTEGERLTINDVDVQVISVIDGDAADALNRGNFIFAYLGLAQRLAAQEGKVDSILIVAEPGTDIAALKESVASVVDGRAVVVDPDFRAEQVETASSVTRDATLLVSLISLVIAGFLVFNTMNMAVASRRQSLAMMRALGARRSHLVGDLLGESALFGLVGGALGVPIGILAGRWAIGRIPEANTDQMATAVSYHLPVYAPVIAIGACVLACVAATTLAARSVFAVSPVEAMVAGEVADGTGKNGRSVWIAGIVGVVLLVASWFVATGVPGRPAILAGAVFAVGALLLCYALTVPLVELVVGLSRRLRGPGQLAAVNTERAPRRAWATLMTVAVAVAVGMGTSGALDNLVSSISGSLDGLADPDFYVSTDSSGLPIGPALPDELAGAVAQVPGVTQVVGSQWASINVDEAKIYVQGLEPNSLAPFVKKADPEALQQVIAGDGMLMSTILARTLDVAEGDTLQMATPSGYRNIVIRDLVNYISMGSGTAAMSNAVLSEWFDRPGATYLQVSTDPAADPDEIRRELEAVTAEYPTSLGKPADVESGAESLENAQAQAEQAGAFTVAIQWIVALAAAVALLNTLLLSVIERRRELGVLRAMGASRRFVSRMVVAEAAGVALIGSLTGLILGGALHFLSDKILWATTSIDIQYSPRPTTLIFVAVACGLCIVGALIPAMRASRMNISESILNE; encoded by the coding sequence GTGCGGTCGGTGGTGTCCGGGCTGTCGCGGATCCGGGTGCTGAACCTGCGGGAGATCCGGACACATCGGCTGCGGGTGGTCACCTCACTGCTGGTGGTCGTGGTGGCGTCGGCGCTGCTGATCTCGGTGCTCGGGCTCTATGGTTCGCTGACCGAATCGGTGCGGCAGGTCAACGCCGCCATCAGCGGCAGCGCCCAGGTCGAGGTCGCCGCCATCGCCGACTCCGGCGTCGACGACGACCTCGCCGCCGAGATCCGCCGTGCCGTCCCGGAGGCGAAATCCGTGGTGCCACTGGTCCGTAACTCGGTGGTCATCGACGACCGCAACGTCGCTCTGCTCGGTTCGGATTTCCGGGTGACCGCGCTGTCCGGGGACCTGCGGGAGGCGGCGGCGCAGCAGCAGTCCGGCGGCGTCGACGAGGGCGACCTCGCGGACGGGATCGTCGCCGGATCGGGTACCGGGCTCACCGAGGGTGAGCGCCTCACCATCAATGATGTTGACGTCCAGGTGATCTCGGTGATCGACGGCGACGCTGCCGACGCGCTCAACCGCGGCAACTTCATCTTCGCCTACCTCGGTCTCGCGCAACGGCTCGCCGCCCAGGAGGGCAAGGTCGACTCGATCCTGATCGTCGCCGAGCCGGGCACCGACATCGCTGCGCTCAAGGAATCGGTGGCCTCGGTGGTCGACGGCCGGGCCGTGGTGGTGGACCCCGACTTCCGCGCCGAGCAGGTCGAGACGGCGAGCTCGGTGACTCGTGACGCGACCCTGCTGGTCTCGCTGATCTCGCTGGTCATCGCCGGCTTCCTGGTGTTCAACACGATGAACATGGCGGTGGCGTCGCGGCGGCAGTCGTTGGCGATGATGCGGGCGCTCGGGGCGCGCCGCAGTCACCTCGTCGGCGATCTGCTCGGCGAGTCGGCGTTGTTCGGGTTGGTCGGCGGTGCCCTCGGGGTGCCGATCGGCATCCTCGCCGGCCGCTGGGCGATCGGCCGGATCCCGGAGGCCAACACGGATCAGATGGCGACCGCGGTGAGCTATCACCTGCCCGTCTACGCGCCGGTCATCGCCATCGGTGCGTGTGTCCTCGCCTGCGTCGCGGCGACGACGCTCGCGGCCCGCTCGGTGTTCGCCGTGTCGCCGGTGGAGGCGATGGTCGCCGGCGAGGTCGCCGACGGCACCGGCAAGAACGGCCGCAGCGTGTGGATCGCCGGGATCGTGGGTGTCGTGCTGCTGGTGGCGTCGTGGTTCGTGGCGACCGGCGTACCGGGTCGTCCGGCCATCCTGGCCGGTGCGGTGTTCGCCGTCGGCGCCCTGCTGCTCTGCTACGCGCTCACGGTGCCGCTGGTCGAGTTGGTGGTGGGGTTGTCGCGGCGCCTGCGCGGTCCCGGACAGCTCGCGGCGGTCAACACCGAACGCGCGCCGCGCCGGGCCTGGGCGACGCTGATGACGGTGGCGGTGGCCGTTGCGGTCGGTATGGGCACCTCCGGGGCGCTCGACAACCTGGTCAGCTCCATCTCCGGTTCGCTCGACGGCCTGGCCGATCCGGACTTCTACGTGTCCACCGACAGCTCGGGCCTGCCGATCGGACCCGCGTTACCCGACGAACTCGCCGGGGCGGTCGCGCAGGTCCCCGGCGTGACGCAGGTGGTGGGCTCGCAGTGGGCGTCGATCAACGTCGACGAAGCCAAGATCTACGTCCAGGGGCTGGAGCCGAATTCGTTGGCGCCCTTCGTGAAGAAGGCCGACCCCGAGGCCCTGCAACAGGTGATCGCCGGCGACGGGATGCTGATGTCCACCATCCTGGCCCGCACCCTCGACGTCGCGGAGGGCGACACGCTGCAGATGGCCACGCCCAGTGGCTATCGGAACATCGTGATCCGGGACCTCGTCAACTACATCTCGATGGGGTCGGGGACCGCGGCGATGAGCAATGCGGTGCTGTCGGAGTGGTTCGACCGACCGGGCGCCACCTACCTGCAGGTGTCCACCGACCCGGCCGCCGACCCAGACGAGATCCGCCGCGAACTCGAGGCGGTGACCGCCGAGTATCCGACCAGCCTGGGGAAACCGGCCGACGTGGAGTCGGGTGCGGAATCGCTCGAGAACGCGCAGGCCCAGGCCGAGCAGGCGGGGGCATTCACCGTCGCCATCCAGTGGATCGTCGCGCTCGCCGCCGCGGTCGCCCTGCTGAACACGCTGCTGCTGTCGGTGATCGAACGTCGCCGTGAGCTCGGCGTGCTGCGGGCGATGGGGGCGTCGCGACGCTTCGTCTCCCGGATGGTGGTCGCCGAGGCCGCCGGCGTCGCCTTGATCGGATCCCTGACCGGCCTGATACTCGGTGGGGCACTGCACTTCTTGTCCGACAAGATCCTGTGGGCCACCACCTCGATCGACATCCAGTACTCGCCGCGCCCCACCACGCTGATCTTCGTCGCCGTCGCCTGCGGTTTATGCATCGTCGGCGCACTGATCCCGGCCATGCGCGCCTCCCGCATGAACATCAGCGAGTCGATCCTCAACGAATAG
- a CDS encoding ABC transporter ATP-binding protein has protein sequence MRSVSSVADEPLVKAVNLVREYQMGDQRVRALDGLDLTLDGGQFASIVGPSGAGKSTLLHVLGALDTPTSGTITVDGTDLGSLDDAAASAFRRHRVGFVFQFFNLVPTMSAWENVALPRLLDSQSLRKAKPRAIELLERVGLGARVDHRPSELSGGQMQRVAIARSLIMDPTILLADEPTGNLDSKTGDAVLQLLSEVAHDTPNRLVVMVTHDAHAADVADTTVTVRDGKTA, from the coding sequence ATGCGGTCTGTGAGCTCTGTCGCGGATGAACCGCTGGTCAAGGCCGTCAATCTGGTGCGGGAGTACCAGATGGGAGACCAGCGGGTGCGGGCCCTCGACGGGCTGGACCTGACCCTCGACGGCGGTCAGTTCGCGTCGATCGTCGGCCCATCGGGCGCCGGCAAGAGCACACTGCTGCACGTACTCGGTGCGCTGGACACCCCGACGTCGGGCACCATCACCGTCGACGGTACCGATCTCGGCTCGCTGGACGACGCCGCCGCCTCGGCGTTTCGGCGCCACCGCGTCGGCTTCGTCTTCCAGTTCTTCAATCTCGTGCCGACCATGTCCGCGTGGGAGAACGTCGCCCTGCCGCGGTTGCTCGACAGTCAGTCCCTGCGCAAGGCCAAGCCGCGCGCCATCGAGCTGCTCGAGCGGGTCGGCCTGGGCGCGCGTGTCGATCACCGCCCGTCCGAACTGTCCGGCGGACAGATGCAGCGTGTCGCCATCGCGCGGTCGCTGATCATGGACCCGACCATCCTGCTGGCCGACGAGCCCACCGGCAACCTGGACTCCAAGACCGGCGACGCGGTGCTGCAGCTGTTGTCCGAGGTCGCCCACGACACCCCGAACCGACTGGTGGTGATGGTGACCCACGACGCGCATGCCGCCGACGTCGCCGACACCACCGTCACGGTCCGGGACGGGAAGACCGCGTGA
- a CDS encoding glycoside hydrolase family 16 protein produces the protein MSRRHGLVRGLVIPTLLALAAVGSVPGGSAQATVVASEDFTGPAGVAPDPSVWTHDVGGGGWGNGERQVYTSSTRNARLDGRGHLVIEAHREGGRITSARLTTRGRYAFRWGTVAARIKVPIGTGLHPAFWLLGADLGTVGYPESGEIDIMEFVNAGTSWHTALHGPTHGGTHWQVTRSGPFWGLAGARFHTYAVHRVPGLIVMSIDDRVVSTYTPAMLPPNARWVFDKPMNVLLNLAVGGRWPGPVAPSTTFPARMLVDWVRFIPDTETGGSMSAT, from the coding sequence GTGAGCCGCCGCCACGGGCTCGTTCGGGGACTGGTGATCCCGACGCTGCTGGCGCTGGCGGCCGTGGGGTCGGTGCCCGGTGGATCGGCACAGGCGACGGTGGTTGCGTCCGAGGACTTCACCGGCCCGGCCGGTGTCGCACCGGACCCGTCGGTCTGGACCCACGACGTCGGTGGCGGCGGCTGGGGTAACGGCGAACGGCAGGTGTACACCTCGTCGACCCGTAATGCCCGGCTCGACGGTCGCGGCCATCTGGTGATCGAGGCACACCGCGAGGGCGGCCGCATCACCTCGGCACGGCTCACCACCCGCGGCCGGTATGCCTTTCGGTGGGGGACGGTCGCCGCCCGGATCAAGGTGCCGATCGGTACCGGCCTGCACCCGGCATTCTGGCTTCTCGGCGCAGATCTCGGAACGGTCGGCTATCCCGAGTCCGGGGAGATCGACATCATGGAATTCGTCAATGCCGGAACCTCCTGGCATACCGCGCTACACGGGCCCACGCACGGCGGCACCCATTGGCAGGTGACCCGGTCCGGACCGTTCTGGGGTTTGGCGGGTGCGCGTTTCCACACCTATGCCGTTCATCGCGTGCCCGGGCTGATCGTCATGTCGATCGACGATCGGGTGGTGAGCACCTACACCCCGGCCATGTTGCCGCCGAATGCGCGATGGGTCTTCGACAAGCCGATGAATGTGCTGTTGAACCTCGCTGTCGGTGGTCGCTGGCCCGGACCCGTCGCGCCGTCCACCACATTTCCCGCGCGGATGCTCGTCGACTGGGTGCGGTTCATCCCGGACACCGAAACGGGCGGATCGATGTCGGCGACTTAG
- a CDS encoding glycosyltransferase family 2 protein, protein MRMRIQHPDVTVVIPTRNEAKNLPHVARRMPDGIAEIIVVDGHSTDDTIDVARSLWPRARIITQTRNGKGNALACGFAAARGQIIVMIDADGSTDAGEIPFFVQSLCEGADFAKGSRFTYRGGSSDITRLRRLGNQGLNGIVNRLYGARFTDLCYGYNAFWRHCLPTIGLPSPALSEPQWGDGFEVETLMNIRVAQAGLHIVEVASYERDRIHGESNLNAVTDGIRVLRTIFDERSAHSRAAAEVIHAPVHGGLAAPGLGASAS, encoded by the coding sequence ATGAGAATGCGGATTCAACATCCTGATGTCACCGTGGTGATTCCCACGCGGAACGAGGCCAAGAACCTCCCGCACGTCGCGCGTCGTATGCCCGACGGAATCGCCGAGATCATCGTCGTCGACGGCCACTCGACAGATGACACCATCGACGTGGCCCGGTCGCTGTGGCCACGCGCACGCATCATCACCCAGACACGCAACGGCAAGGGCAACGCTCTCGCATGCGGATTCGCGGCGGCCCGCGGACAGATCATCGTGATGATCGACGCCGACGGCTCCACCGATGCCGGAGAGATTCCCTTCTTCGTCCAATCACTGTGCGAAGGAGCTGATTTCGCCAAGGGATCGCGGTTCACCTATCGAGGTGGGAGTTCCGACATCACCCGGTTGCGCAGGCTCGGGAACCAGGGACTCAACGGTATCGTCAACCGGCTCTACGGCGCCCGGTTCACCGATCTGTGCTACGGCTACAACGCGTTCTGGCGGCACTGCCTACCGACCATCGGCCTGCCCAGCCCGGCATTGAGCGAGCCGCAGTGGGGTGACGGATTCGAGGTGGAGACGCTGATGAACATCCGCGTCGCGCAGGCCGGCCTGCACATCGTGGAAGTGGCCAGCTACGAACGCGACCGCATCCACGGGGAGAGCAACCTCAACGCCGTCACCGACGGGATACGCGTGCTGCGAACGATCTTCGACGAACGCTCGGCACATTCGCGCGCGGCCGCCGAAGTGATCCACGCACCGGTGCACGGCGGCCTCGCCGCACCCGGCCTCGGCGCATCGGCGAGCTGA